Genomic DNA from Phaeobacter porticola:
CTGTCCTATTTGCAACGTGGGGCCGTCTCTGTGACGCCCGATAGCCTTGCCCTCAGCGGTATGAGTCACCGCGAGGACGCGCCCGCCGAGATCGCGAAATTGCTCTCCGCCAAATTGGGTGAAGCCGAGAGTTATGAGCTAAATATCACCTACGAAGAACCCCCAGAACCTGCGGACAAGCCCATGTCGCCTGACTTGTGCGAGGCAGAGCTGGCAGCGGTGCAACAGATTTCAAAGATCACATTTGAGCCGGGATCGGCAACAGTGGCCGCGGACAGCCGCGATACGCTCGACCAGATCGCTGAAATCCTATCGCGCTGTGACGGGGTACGACTGGAAATTCAGGGCCACACCGACAGTCAAGGTCGCGAAGAAATGAACCAATCACTGAGTCAGTCCCGGGCACAATCGGTTCTGAACGAGCTGCGCGGCCGTCGTGTCGTGACCAGCAGCTTTACCGCCAAGGGTTATGGCGAAAGCAACCCGATTGCCAGCAACGATACAGGCGACGGTCGTGAGGCCAATCGCCGGATCGAGTTCCGCCTGATCCGCCCCACCAATGACGCGACCAACGAAACCACTCTTGATGAGGCGGCCTCTGATCCCCAAGTGGCCCCCGACAGCGAACAGGAGACGTCCGGACAATGAACAGGACAGAGTTCATCATCACCACAGCCATTATCCTGTTTGTCGCCTTTGCGATGGGGTGGTTTGCCAATTGGCTGGTGCATCGCTTTACCCGCGTAAAGCAAAGCGATGTCGCGGATCTGGACCGGATGAGCCAAGAGTTGCACGAAGCCGAGGAAACCCGAGATCAGGCGATCACCTACCTGCAACAGCGCGAAGCCGAGCTGACCAATCAGTTAAGCCAGAGCGAAGCGGAACTACGGGCGACGATGGACGGGCTGCGTGATGCGCGCCGCGAAGCTGAGGAGCTGCGCGGACAGCTGCATAGTTAAACTTCTGCGGTAGCAATCTTGGTGGATGGGCGGCTCATCGCTCACCCGTGATGGCTTAGTCCCAGCGGGCCAGCGCATCTTCGTCGCTGTCTTTGGCCTCAACCCAGGCCCCCTCGCCGTCCTGGCGCATTTCCTTCTTCCAGAAGGGTGCGCGAGATTTGAGGTAATCCATCAAATATTCGGCGGCTTCAAAAGCATCTGATCTATGGCGCGCAGCGGTGGCCACCATCATAATCTGCTCGCCCGGTGTCAGGCGGCCATGACGATGAATAACCAAAACATCGGCCAGCGACCAGCGCTGCACTGCCTCTTGTGTGATTTGCTCTATCGCGCGTTCGGTCATGCCAGGATAATGCTCAATCTCCATTGCGACCATATCGCCACTGTCAGATCCGCGCACCACGCCGGTAAAAGTCACAATAGCCCCCGAGTTGGCCCCCACGGCAACAATATCCGCCATGAAGCGCTGGCTTTCCTCGCCCAGATCAAACCTGTCGTCTTGCACCGCGATCCGCATGAATTACCCCCCGGTCATCGGCGGAAAGAATGCCACCTCGCGCACGCCGTCCAGCGATGCGTCAAAATCCGACAGGTCCTGATCAAGCGCGACCCTAAGCGCCGACAAGTCAGCAAATGCTGCGGCATAGCGCAGGTCACGGGCGCTGAGTTCAGCAACCAGATCGCGCACATTTTCCGCGTCAGTCTCTATTCTTTCCTTGGGCAGGCCGATACGTTCGCGCACCCAGGCAAAATAAAGCACATCCATCAGCGCGTCTCCTTCAGATATGGCAATGCCTTTCGCAGATAGTCCGCGCCCGTAATCAGAGTCAGCGCCGCGGCGATCCACAACAGCCACAGCCCGAGCCGGCTGGTCCAAATCATGCCTTCGAATTTCCAGCGCAGGCCAAAGTTGTCACTGACCTCGCCCAACATAATCTGATCGACCAATGTTTGGTCCATCCCAAAGGATGACATCACCAGATAGTGTTCAAAGATCCCTTGAGAGAACAGCGTAGCGATTGCAATCATCTGGGCCGTGGTTTTCCACTTGGCAAGTTTGGTGACCTTCAGCGTGCCCGCCGTATCGCCAAGGAACTCTCGCAGGCCAGAAACAAACACCTCGCGAAACAGGATCACGGTGGCGGGCAGCACAAGCCAGGGCGTCCAATGCTCTGTCGCATAGCCGACTAGGATCATCAGCGCGATCACCACCATCGCCTTGTCGGCGATCGGATCAAGCATCGCGCCCATTTTGGTCTCCTGTCCCCAGGAACGGGCCAGATAGCCGTCAAACCAATCCGTGATTGCCGCACTGACAAACAAGATCAGCGCGAACCAATCAGCATAGGGTCGCGAAAAATAGAGAAACATAATCGCGAGGCCTGGCGCTGCCATCAGGCGCAACAGGGTGAGGATATTGGGCACAGTCCATTTCATGGCTGCACACTAGCCCGCAGTTTCACGAGTGGAAAGCAGAACCACTCATATTCTGGCGTGTAAGCCCTATATCCCATGCACAGTTTTTTGACCAGAAAGTCAGGACGTTGCAGCATGTGCGGCGCTAGGCAACGCAACCCTAGCCCTGCGCATGGAAGAAATCGTAGATC
This window encodes:
- a CDS encoding molybdenum cofactor biosynthesis protein MoaE encodes the protein MRIAVQDDRFDLGEESQRFMADIVAVGANSGAIVTFTGVVRGSDSGDMVAMEIEHYPGMTERAIEQITQEAVQRWSLADVLVIHRHGRLTPGEQIMMVATAARHRSDAFEAAEYLMDYLKSRAPFWKKEMRQDGEGAWVEAKDSDEDALARWD
- the moaD gene encoding molybdopterin converting factor subunit 1 — translated: MDVLYFAWVRERIGLPKERIETDAENVRDLVAELSARDLRYAAAFADLSALRVALDQDLSDFDASLDGVREVAFFPPMTGG
- the pgsA gene encoding CDP-diacylglycerol--glycerol-3-phosphate 3-phosphatidyltransferase encodes the protein MKWTVPNILTLLRLMAAPGLAIMFLYFSRPYADWFALILFVSAAITDWFDGYLARSWGQETKMGAMLDPIADKAMVVIALMILVGYATEHWTPWLVLPATVILFREVFVSGLREFLGDTAGTLKVTKLAKWKTTAQMIAIATLFSQGIFEHYLVMSSFGMDQTLVDQIMLGEVSDNFGLRWKFEGMIWTSRLGLWLLWIAAALTLITGADYLRKALPYLKETR